One window of Nicotiana tomentosiformis chromosome 11, ASM39032v3, whole genome shotgun sequence genomic DNA carries:
- the LOC138901100 gene encoding uncharacterized protein, whose amino-acid sequence MKGVMRFGKKGKLSPRYIRPFEILERIGKVDYKLALPPSLSVVHQVFHISMLQKYYGDPPYVLDFTTVQLDEDLTYIEKPVAILDGRVRKLRSQNIDLVKVEWWGHPIREVTQARHAESVSSSIHHFR is encoded by the coding sequence atgaagggtgttatgaggttcgggaagaagggcaagttgagccctaggtatatcagaccttttgagatccttgagaggattggtaAGGTGgactacaagcttgcattgccacctagtttatctgtgGTTCATCAGgtgttccatatttctatgctccagaagtattatggtgacccGCCTTATGTTTTAGACTTCACCACAGTACAATTGGACGAGGATTTGACTTACATTGAGAAACCTGTGGCTATCCTAGACGGACGGGTCCGAAAGTTAAGATCACAGAACATTGATTTAGTGAAGGTTGAATGGTGGGGTCATCCAATTAGGGAGGTGACCCAAGCACGACATGCGGAGTCagtatcctcatctattcaccacttcag